The Egibacteraceae bacterium nucleotide sequence CCGAGATCGGCGATGCCGAAGAACACGCTGTGGCAGACGACCACGTCGACGCGGGGCGCGCGCTCGGCGACCTCCGGCCACGGTCCCTCGATCTCCCGGTGGTCGACCCCGAGGCCCCGCGCCCGCTCCGCGAACGCCGCGAGCATGCCCGGGCTCGGATCGACGCCGACGACCAGCGCGGCGGGGGGCACGAGCGGCAGGCCTGCCGCGCCGGCGCCGCAGCCGACGTCGAGCACGCTGCCCCCGACCGGCAGCGCCTCGCGCGCGCGCTGCCGGGACGGCGTCTCACGGGTCATGGCCCGGTCGGCCGAACGCGCGAAACGACCGACGTCGAAGCCCCGGGATGCCTCCGGCGCCGCGTCCTTGATCGCCGCGGGCACGGCCCAGGACCTGCGTGCGTCGACCCACCGCTGCGCCGCGGGCTGCTCCTCCCGCTCGGACTGTGGCGTCATCGGTCCCTCCTGGGGTCCCCGCTGGCAGGTTCGGGTGCGCAGGTCCGCGGTGCGTGCGCAGCATATTCCTGACGCGGGCGTCAAGTTTGTTACCATGCAGTAGGAGATGGAGCAGAAGCTGGCGGTGCCGGAGGTGCGCTCCCGCGGGGAACGCACCGCGGAGCGACTCCGTGATGCCGCGCGGACGGCGTTCGCCGAGCTGGGCTGGCAGGGCACCCGCGTCGAGGACATCGTGCAGCGCGCGGGCGTCTCCCACGGCACCTTCTACACCTACTACGAGAACAAGACCGCCGTCTTGTCGGCGCTCGTGCGGGACAGCGAGGCGGCGTTCGCGGAGCTGGCCGCGGCCCCGTGGGAGGCCGACGACGTCCGCGGCGCCCTGGAACGCATCATCGGCGGGTTCCTGGAGCGCTACCGCACCGACGCGATGATCATGCGGACCTGGCTGCAGGCGGCACGGGACGAGCGCGGCTTCAGCCGCCTGTACGTGGACTCGCGTCGCCTCTTCGTGGACCGGGTCGCGGACAAGGTGGCCCTGGCGTTCGCCGCCTCTGGACGGGCGCCCACGCTCCCGCCACACACCGTGGCCTCAGCGCTGGTCGCCATGGTCGAGCACTTCGCCTACTGCTGGCTGGTGCTCGGTGAGGAGCACGACCCCGACGACGTCGTCGACTCGCTCGTCATGATCTGGGGCGCGACCCTGAACGCGCTGACGGGGTTCGACGTCGTCGATCTGTCCTGAGCGCGGGCGGCGCCGCGGGGTTCGCGGACCCCGCGATGCTACAGTGGCGGCGCCAAGACCCCGGGAGGACGGCGTGGACGAAGGCCCACCTCTGAGGGTGCCGGCCGGAGCCCGTGGCCTGGAGCCGCGGCGCGATTCGGCGCCCTCCCCCTCACCGCTCGCCGCTGCGGCGAACGGCTCGGGCAATGGTGCTTCCATGGCCGCTGCGGCCCTGGCCACGGCCCTGCAGGACGGGGACCGTGCGGCCGGTCGAGTCGCTGCGGCCCCCCGGGCGGGGACCACGGCCGCCAAGGTGCTGGTGCTGAACGCGACGATGGAACCGCTCTGCGTGGTCCCCGCCCGCCGGGCGGTCGTGCTCGTGCTCACGAGCAAGGCCGACGTCGTGCATCACAACGGGCACCGTTTCCGGTCCGAGTCTCTCGACCTGGCGGCGCCGTCGGTGGTGCGCCTGCGCCGCTTCGTCCACGTGCCCTACCGTCGTCGCGCCGCCCTCAGCCGGCGGGGGGTCTTCATCCGCGACGAGCACGTCTGCCAGTACTGCGGTCGGGCGGCGGAGAACGTCGACCACGTCGTGCCGCGCAGCCGTGGAGGAGCCCACGAGTGGGAGAACGTCGTCGCGGCCTGCCGCCGGTGCAACGGCCGCAAGCGCGACCAGACCCCTGCCGAGGCCAACATGTCCCTGCAACGCACGCCGTACGCCCCGCGGGCCGAGTTCTGGCTGGTCGTCGCCGTCGGCAGGGTCGAACCCCTCTGGTATCCCTACCTGGGTGACGTGCTGACCGGCTGACGGGTCCGCCCCGACCCCGTCGCCAGGCCCCACCACGGCGCCCCCACCGCCCCCCACCACGTCACCGGCCTGACCGCCGGGGCTGCGCAGTAGCGGTCTCGCGGGCGAATTGTCGCGCTCCGATGGGGCATTTCCGGCCCTTCCCGGCCCTTCCCGGCCCTTCCCGGCCCTTCCCGGGCCGGCGGGGGGCGTGCGGAGGAAATCTTCCCCACCCGGCACCACCCGTGCTGACCAGGCCTTTGGGGCCTGGGCGGGCGCGTTGCCCTAGCACAGGGGTGAGACAGTGGTTGACGGGTGGGGCCAGGTGGGGCATGGTGGGGGCTAATGGAGGCCGAGGGAGGAGCGGGGCCGGACAGCCGGACGCCGTTCATCGGTGAGTACCGGCACACGTTGGACGACAAGGCCCGAGTGATCCTCCCGAGGCCTTTCAGGGACGAACTGGACAAGGGACTGGTGATGACGGCATGGCTCGACAACTGTCTGACGGTCCTGCCGAAGGACGGTTGGCAACGGGTCCTCACCAGCCTACGCAATCTGCAGTACACCGATCGGGAACAGCGCCAGTTCATACGGATGATGATGTCCTCGGCCCACGCCGGCGAGCTGGACAAGCAGGGCCGGGTCACCATCCCCGCCCGCCTGCGCGAGTACGCCGCCATCGCACGGGAGGTCACCGTGGTCGGTGCGGACGACCACCTCGAGCTCTGGGATATCGCTCGGTGGGAGGAGTACCGCGAGCAGGGGATGGCCGAGTTCGCCAGCACCAGCAAGTCCTTCGACCTGGGGGGGATCTTCTGATGGACCTCGTCTCCGACGACCAGCAACACCGGTTGGCGGCGCTTGAACGCGTCGCGACCGCCGACCCCGTCGAGCCGACGGGCCCGCCCCGGGAGCCTGAGGCCGCCGGGGCGCCGATCCTGCGGGGGCTCTCGTCGGTGAGCCTGCTCCTGGCGATCATCCTCGGTGTGCTGTGGCTGCTCGCCTAGCGCCTGCGCCCCGGATGAGCGCGCCGCTGCACGAGCCCGTGATGCTCGACCGCGTGGTCGAGCTGCTGGCCGTGCCCGCGACCACCCCGGGCGTGCTGGTCGATGCCACCGTGGGCGCAGCGGGACACGCGGCGGCGCTGCTGGCTGCAAGCGGAGCCGCGACGACGCTGGTGGGGTTCGACCGGGATCCGGACGCGCTGGACCTCGCCGCCCGTCGGCTGGCCGCCTACGCCGACCGGGTCCACCTCGTGCACGCCGGCTACGACGAGCTCGCCGAGCACGTCGCGCCCATCGTCGCCCGCCACGGACCGCTGCTGGGCGTGCTCTACGACCTCGGGGTGTCGTCCATGCAGGTCGATCGCGGCGAGCGGGGCTTCTCCTTCCGGACATCCGCACCACTTGACATGCGCATGGATCCGGGCGGGGCTCGCACCGCCGCCGAGCTCGTCAACACCGCCCCGCTCGACGACCTCAGCACGCTCATCCGCCGGTACGGCGAGGAGCGGTACGCCCGGCGCATCGCCAAGGCGATCGTGCGCGCACGCCCCCTCGCGACGACCACCGAGCTGGCAGACGTCGTCACCGGCGCGGTCCCCACCCCTGCCCGCCACCTCGGTACGCATCCGGCGACCCGCACGTTCCAAGCCCTTCGGATCGCCGTCAACGACGAGCTCGACCGCTTCAGCGCCTCCCTTCCCCAGGCGCTGGAGATGGTGGCGCCGCCCGCCGGGCAGCAGCGCGGCGGGCGCGTCGCCACCCTCACGTACCACTCACTTGAGGACCGCATCGCAAAGCGGGTCCTCTCGGGCGCGGCCACCGGCTGCATCTGCCCGCCGGATCTTCCGGTGTGCGGCTGTGGCCGCGTCCCCCAATTCCAGCTGCTCGCCCGGCGGGTCGAACGACCGACCCCCGACGAGCTCGCCCACAACCCGCGCGCTCGGTCCGCCAAGCTGCGCGCGGCCGAGAAGCTGCCCGAACCGGAGTGACCATGCCCGTCCTCGCATCCAGTGGTGCCCGCACCGCCGCGCCCGCCCCGGCGCCCTCGACCCGCCCCACCTTGCGCGTGGTCGCCAGGCCACGGCGCACCGCCCGCTTCGTGCTGGCCGTCGTCGTCGTGGCGATCGCGGGGGTGGTGGGCGTCGTCAGCCTCTCGGCGCTGGCGGCAGAGGCGGCCTTCGAGGCGCGGAGCCTGCAGGACGAGGTCACCGACCTCTCCCTGCGCTACGACGAGCTCACGGCCGAGGTGGCCGGCCTCGAGGACCCCGCGCGGATCCGGGCCGTGGCCGAGACGGAGCTGGGGATGGTGCGCGCGGACTCGCCGACTTTCCTGGTGGCCGAGGGGGCGCCCCGGACCGGCCCCGCACTGACCGACCGCATCAAGCCCGTCCTGCACCAGTAGCCCAGCGATGGCCACACCCCCCCGCACCCGCCCGGCGCCCCGCCGCCCGCCCGCAGGCAGGCGACGGCGACCGCCGCCGTCACGCCGCGCCCGGACCCGGTCGGTGCCGCGCGCGGGGACCCGGTCGGTGCCGCGCGCGGGGGCTCGGTCGGTGCCGCGCGCCAGGCGCCGGGCGGCGCCGCGTCCCGGCCACCGGCTGGTCCGCGGGGCCGCATCGGCGTCAGGGGCCCTGGCGGCAGCCCTGGCCCGCGCCCGCCCGGGGCGGCGGCTGACCCTGCTGCTGGTCGTGCACCTGGTGATCACCCTCGCCATGGGGGTCCGCCTGGTCAACGTGCAGGTCCT carries:
- a CDS encoding class I SAM-dependent methyltransferase, producing the protein MTPQSEREEQPAAQRWVDARRSWAVPAAIKDAAPEASRGFDVGRFARSADRAMTRETPSRQRAREALPVGGSVLDVGCGAGAAGLPLVPPAALVVGVDPSPGMLAAFAERARGLGVDHREIEGPWPEVAERAPRVDVVVCHSVFFGIADLGPFAQTLTEHARARVVAQVPEQPPRAWIRPYWKAVHGVDLPDRPTADDAIAVLREAGMDPQVQRWDRPTREEDDGDRRVASLRRALYLGPDRDPEIRALLDRYPPPATRRVVTLWWDVTPSR
- a CDS encoding TetR/AcrR family transcriptional regulator, with amino-acid sequence MEQKLAVPEVRSRGERTAERLRDAARTAFAELGWQGTRVEDIVQRAGVSHGTFYTYYENKTAVLSALVRDSEAAFAELAAAPWEADDVRGALERIIGGFLERYRTDAMIMRTWLQAARDERGFSRLYVDSRRLFVDRVADKVALAFAASGRAPTLPPHTVASALVAMVEHFAYCWLVLGEEHDPDDVVDSLVMIWGATLNALTGFDVVDLS
- a CDS encoding HNH endonuclease produces the protein MAAAALATALQDGDRAAGRVAAAPRAGTTAAKVLVLNATMEPLCVVPARRAVVLVLTSKADVVHHNGHRFRSESLDLAAPSVVRLRRFVHVPYRRRAALSRRGVFIRDEHVCQYCGRAAENVDHVVPRSRGGAHEWENVVAACRRCNGRKRDQTPAEANMSLQRTPYAPRAEFWLVVAVGRVEPLWYPYLGDVLTG
- the mraZ gene encoding division/cell wall cluster transcriptional repressor MraZ — encoded protein: MEAEGGAGPDSRTPFIGEYRHTLDDKARVILPRPFRDELDKGLVMTAWLDNCLTVLPKDGWQRVLTSLRNLQYTDREQRQFIRMMMSSAHAGELDKQGRVTIPARLREYAAIAREVTVVGADDHLELWDIARWEEYREQGMAEFASTSKSFDLGGIF
- the rsmH gene encoding 16S rRNA (cytosine(1402)-N(4))-methyltransferase RsmH, with the translated sequence MSAPLHEPVMLDRVVELLAVPATTPGVLVDATVGAAGHAAALLAASGAATTLVGFDRDPDALDLAARRLAAYADRVHLVHAGYDELAEHVAPIVARHGPLLGVLYDLGVSSMQVDRGERGFSFRTSAPLDMRMDPGGARTAAELVNTAPLDDLSTLIRRYGEERYARRIAKAIVRARPLATTTELADVVTGAVPTPARHLGTHPATRTFQALRIAVNDELDRFSASLPQALEMVAPPAGQQRGGRVATLTYHSLEDRIAKRVLSGAATGCICPPDLPVCGCGRVPQFQLLARRVERPTPDELAHNPRARSAKLRAAEKLPEPE
- a CDS encoding cell division protein FtsL encodes the protein MPVLASSGARTAAPAPAPSTRPTLRVVARPRRTARFVLAVVVVAIAGVVGVVSLSALAAEAAFEARSLQDEVTDLSLRYDELTAEVAGLEDPARIRAVAETELGMVRADSPTFLVAEGAPRTGPALTDRIKPVLHQ